Proteins encoded in a region of the Phoenix dactylifera cultivar Barhee BC4 chromosome 3, palm_55x_up_171113_PBpolish2nd_filt_p, whole genome shotgun sequence genome:
- the LOC103702818 gene encoding phosphatidate phosphatase PAH1 isoform X2, which translates to MNVVGKVGSLISQGVYSVATPFHPFGGAVDVIVVEQQDGTYRSTPWYVRFGKFQGVLKGAEKIVTITVNGVEANFHMYLDNSGQAYFMREVMSGSTDADSSGQAMNESNTPQSHQGDNIDNSVDDHENIFDENKGEVENDDQLYRFQDQQASPDSSAGSSGFGNYHYGSLDEVEDMVKESNESNSEMVLVSVDGHVLMAPISSNEENTENVQLSTPQFHLGPGGEGSGEDFRTSGVVWEAGLFGDLDASTTKDTDVPCNQVEDSKDCREVSVHVEEAHHFGNRETEQEDAGVGLTKDDMFKSCLDLMAQAEGDMQIEGSSAVELDPKVVSEYSQEITSLSGIALAEMTASTDPNCRGDASQPVNVETEESQDDVSVDLNQKDEVVGADVFLQNSNQLFCEESWSKSMENESSDRKHVSGENISEEWGDFSVHSVSNDKEHMGTIAEGSVTEEESNETESPGLQRSFSGLGFDISLCGNLLRPGMGFNSAGEAFEAHRISEESFRASGPSIIKNGNLIVRFEGKYLPWDEAAHIILGKAVFGPNFSVEPKDSILVEHEDTLKSREETHEVSPSFSRRWRLWPIPFRRAKSLQHSNSNSSEELFVDSESGLQSPNTEQSTHVGTNQSPRKQFIRTNIPTNEQIASLNLKEGQNMIAFSFSTRVLGKQQVDAHIYLWKWNTRIVISDVDGTITKSDVLGQFMPLVGKDWTQSGVARLFSAIKENGYQLLFLSARAIVQAYLTRSFLLNLKQDGKALPNGPVVISPDGLFPSLYREVIRRAPHEFKIACLEEDFNSWNYWKMPLPDIEY; encoded by the exons ATGAACGTGGTGGGCAAGGTCGGGAGCCTTATCTCCCAAGGTGTCTATTCCGTTGCGACCCCTTTCCACCCCTTCGGTGGTGCTGTTGATGTTATTGTTGTTGAGCAACAAGATGGGACCTACCGCAGTACGCCATGGTATGTGCGATTTGGGAAGTTCCAGGGTGTTCTTAAAGGTGCTGAGAAGATTGTGACTATTACTGTTAATGGTGTCGAAGCCAATTTCCATATGTATCTTGATAACTCAGGCCAGGCCTATTTCATGAGAGAAGTTATGTCAGGAAGTACTGATGCAGATTCCAGTGGCCAGGCTATGAATGAGTCCAACACTCCTCAGTCACATCAGGGTGATAATATTGACAATTCTGTTGATGATCATGAGAATATCTTTGATGAAAACAAAGGGGAGGTTGAGAATGATGATCAGCTATACAGGTTTCAAGATCAGCAGGCTTCCCCAGATAGTTCGGCAGGATCATCTGGGTTTGGCAACTATCACTATGGGAGTTTAGacgaggtggaggatatggttAAAGAATCCAATGAGTCCAATTCGGAAATGGTGTTGGTCAGTGTGGATGGACATGTCCTCATGGCACCCATCTCTTCGAATGAAGAGAACACGGAAAATGTGCAATTGAGTACCCCGCAATTCCATCTAGGACCCGGGGGGGAAGGCTCTGGTGAAGATTTTAGGACAAGCGGAGTTGTGTGGGAAGCTGGTTTGTTTGGTGATCTAGATGCATCTACAACGAAAGATACAGATGTTCCTTGTAATCAGGTGGAAGACTCTAAAGACTGTAGAGAGGTTTCAGTCCATGTTGAAGAGGCTCACCATTTTGGTAACCGTGAAACTGAACAAGAGGATGCAGGAGTGGGTTTGACTAAAGATGATATGTTCAAGAGTTGTTTAGATTTAATGGCCCAGGCTGAGGGTGATATGCAAATTGAGGGTTCTTCAGCCGTGGAATTGGACCCAAAAGTTGTCTCTGAATATTCGCAGGAAATTACTTCCTTGAGCGGCATTGCTTTGGCGGAAATGACAGCAAGCACTGACCCTAACTGTAGAGGTGATGCATCACAGCCTGTAAATGTAGAAACTGAAGAATCACAAGATGATGTCTCTGTTGACCTTAATCAGAAAGATGAGGTGGTTGGTGCAGATGTATTTCTTCAAAATTCCAATCAGTTATTCTGTGAGGAGTCATGGAGCAAAAGCATGGAGAATGAATCTTCTGATAGGAAGCATGTGAGTGGTGAAAACATTTCTGAGGAGTGGGGTGATTTTTCAGTCCATTCAGTAAGCAATGATAAGGAACATATGGGAACAATTGCAGAGGGGTCTGTTACTGAAGAAGAAAGCAATGAAACTGAGAGTCCTGGATTACAAAGGAGTTTCTCTGGGTTGG GCTTTGATATTTCCCTTTGTGGGAACTTACTGCGACCTGGTATGGGCTTTAATTCTGCTGGGGAAGCCTTTGAAGCCCATCGTATTTCCGAGGAGAGCTTCAGGGCATCTGGACCATCCATCATTAAGAATGGTAACCTCATTGTTAGATTTGAAGGCAAGTATTTGCCGTGGGATGAAGCTGCTCATATCATTCTTGGGAAGGCTGTGTTTGGTCCGAACTTTTCAGTTGAGCCGAAGGATTCAATCCTGGTGGAACACGAGGACACGTTGAAATCCAGAGAAGAGACCCATGAAGTCTCACCTTCTTTCAGCCGCAGATGGAGACTGTGGCCGATTCCATTTAGGAGGGCCAAGTCCCTTCAGCACAGTAATAGTAACTCAAGTGAGGAGCTTTTTGTTGATTCAGAATCTGGATTGCAGAGCCCAAACACAGAACAATCCACACATGTGGGCACAAATCAATCTCCGCGCAAGCAGTTCATACGGACAAATATTCCAACTAATGAGCAGATTGCTTCTTTAAATCTGAAGGAAGGTCAAAATATGATAGCCTTCAGTTTCAGCACAAGAGTTCTAGGGAAGCAACAG GTCGATGCACACATTTATTTGTGGAAGTGGAATACACGGATAGTCATATCTGATGTTGATGGAACCATTACCAA GTCTGATGTCCTGGGCCAGTTCATGCCTCTAGTTGGAAAGGACTGGACTCAATCTGGGGTAGCACGACTTTTTTCTGCAATAAAG GAAAATGGCTATCAGCTACTGTTCCTGAGTGCAAGAGCTATTGTCCAGGCATATCTCACCAGAAGCTTTCTCCTCAATCTGAAACAG GATGGGAAAGCACTACCTAACGGGCCTGTCGTAATTTCACCTGATGGATTGTTCCCTTCGCTGTATCGAGAAG TTATACGTAGAGCACCTCATGAGTTCAAGATTGCATGTTTGGAG